A window of Candidatus Aminicenantes bacterium genomic DNA:
TAGATAGTAATATGGTGATTTTTTCCCCTAGCCTGAATTTTGACATTTTTATCTCCTTGCCAAGCTATCCGGCACGGTGATATTCAGTACGCTTAAATTCATTCGAACCGCTCAGAAAATTTATTTCCTGTAATCAGCTTGATGCGTTCAATCAATGCGGGTTGCTTGGGGTTCATCCGCAGGGAGCGTTGATAGAAGGGCAGCGCCTCATCGGAGCGCTGCAGTTCGAAAAAAAGATTGCCGAGAGAATTGAGGATGCGGAAGTCGCCCGCCCCCTCCCGGGCCAGGGTTTCGCTCCTGTTCTTTCCCTCTTCTTCCTTTCCGGCCAGGAAGGCCAGCCTGATCAGCTGTAATTGTTCGGCGTACCCTGACGGCGACGCCTCCTTCGGCCAAAGTTCCCAGGCATGGGCGAAGTCGCCGCGCTCCATAAAATAGCGGGCCTGCCCCTTTCGGGAAAAGGATTGAAAAGCGTTTTGGATTTTATCGATCCGCGCCAGCCAGGCGCCCG
This region includes:
- a CDS encoding tetratricopeptide repeat protein; the protein is ALNFPMGNSTAVAIALQLADLTRGQARYDESLEWLEKIKVLTLEPLQAQNRLLQLLRIRLARGERAEAEAALRALEQAAPALETKTMRLELCLAFADWIRARETAQAFAFPQAGAWLARIDKIQNAFQSFSRKGQARYFMERGDFAHAWELWPKEASPSGYAEQLQLIRLAFLAGKEEEGKNRSETLAREGAGDFRILNSLGNLFFELQRSDEALPFYQRSLRMNPKQPALIERIKLITGNKFSERFE